Proteins found in one Alicyclobacillus cycloheptanicus genomic segment:
- the noc gene encoding nucleoid occlusion protein → MKEPLGRFISGRESTVDTTQVVDIDVNEIVSNPFQPRTVFDEESIGELARTIQTHGVIQPIVVRRRNGAYELIAGERRWRAVKRLGWTTIPAIVRDMNDAQTASAALIENLQREGLTPIEEAVAYQQLLELHGLTQESLAQRLGKGQSTIANKLRLLNLPAGVQEALLNRRVTERHARALLALPSEELQMKLLAETIERGWNVKQLEERVKATISKLERQTRGRPKKRGLSRDVRLAVNTIRQSLDMIEKTGFSILCEEKDEEDFVEFVIRVPKHSPVTN, encoded by the coding sequence ATGAAGGAGCCCTTGGGACGTTTTATCAGCGGGCGGGAGAGCACAGTGGATACCACGCAAGTGGTGGACATTGACGTGAATGAGATTGTCTCGAATCCGTTTCAGCCGCGGACTGTGTTTGATGAGGAAAGTATTGGCGAACTGGCTCGGACCATCCAGACCCATGGCGTGATTCAGCCGATTGTCGTCCGGCGCCGCAACGGCGCATACGAACTGATTGCGGGTGAGCGGCGCTGGCGGGCGGTGAAGCGCTTGGGATGGACGACCATCCCGGCGATTGTCCGGGACATGAATGACGCGCAGACGGCATCTGCAGCGTTGATTGAAAACCTGCAGCGCGAAGGGCTGACGCCAATCGAAGAGGCGGTTGCCTATCAACAGCTGCTGGAGCTTCATGGTTTGACCCAGGAAAGCCTGGCGCAGCGGCTGGGGAAAGGCCAGTCTACGATTGCCAACAAACTGCGGCTGCTCAATTTGCCGGCCGGCGTTCAGGAGGCATTGCTGAATCGCCGTGTGACGGAGCGTCACGCGCGCGCCTTGCTGGCTTTGCCGAGCGAGGAACTTCAGATGAAGCTGCTCGCAGAGACCATTGAGCGGGGTTGGAACGTCAAGCAGTTGGAGGAGCGCGTCAAAGCAACAATTTCGAAGCTGGAGCGGCAGACGCGAGGGCGTCCGAAGAAACGGGGGCTGTCGCGGGATGTCCGATTGGCGGTCAATACCATTCGTCAATCTCTGGACATGATTGAGAAGACGGGTTTTTCAATCCTGTGTGAGGAAAAGGACGAAGAGGATTTCGTCGAGTTCGTCATACGGGTGCCCAAGCATTCGCCGGTGACCAATTGA
- the rsmG gene encoding 16S rRNA (guanine(527)-N(7))-methyltransferase RsmG → MRDGVTGDKAGGEWAAGAAAGAHGGGALAWTEELPERQRRQFERYYEMLVDWNQRMNLTGITEKQEVYIKHFYDSVWIRELPAWREVMKPGACAVDVGTGAGFPGLALAICHSDCEFVLMDSLNKRVGFLQAVAAELGLSNVQVVHARAEDAGRDKAYRERFDCVLSRAVARLNVLMELMLPLVKVGGMAFAYKGPALDEELAEAEGAIQTLGGGVHRSVTFTLPQGAGTRTLLCVPKQRKTPAAYPRKAGVPQKSPLAPRG, encoded by the coding sequence ATGCGTGACGGAGTCACGGGTGATAAGGCAGGGGGCGAATGGGCAGCCGGTGCGGCGGCGGGAGCGCACGGCGGTGGTGCGCTGGCCTGGACAGAGGAACTGCCGGAGCGCCAGCGGCGGCAGTTTGAGCGGTATTACGAGATGCTCGTGGACTGGAATCAGCGGATGAATTTGACGGGCATTACGGAGAAACAGGAAGTGTATATCAAACACTTTTATGATTCTGTCTGGATTCGCGAACTGCCAGCGTGGCGAGAAGTGATGAAGCCGGGCGCGTGCGCCGTGGATGTCGGCACGGGTGCTGGGTTTCCCGGACTGGCGCTGGCCATTTGTCACAGCGACTGTGAGTTTGTGCTCATGGATTCGCTCAACAAGCGGGTCGGTTTCTTGCAGGCGGTCGCAGCGGAACTGGGGTTGTCCAACGTGCAGGTGGTGCATGCGCGTGCGGAGGATGCCGGGCGCGACAAGGCGTACCGCGAGCGTTTTGACTGCGTCCTGTCGCGCGCGGTGGCCAGGTTGAACGTGTTGATGGAACTGATGCTGCCGCTGGTCAAGGTCGGCGGGATGGCGTTCGCGTACAAAGGCCCTGCGCTGGACGAAGAGTTGGCGGAAGCGGAAGGTGCCATCCAGACGTTGGGCGGCGGCGTACACCGGTCCGTGACGTTCACGCTGCCGCAAGGTGCAGGCACTCGGACCCTGCTGTGTGTGCCGAAGCAGCGCAAAACCCCGGCTGCCTACCCGAGAAAGGCCGGTGTGCCGCAAAAGTCCCCACTGGCGCCGCGTGGGTAG